In the Oncorhynchus keta strain PuntledgeMale-10-30-2019 chromosome 14, Oket_V2, whole genome shotgun sequence genome, one interval contains:
- the LOC118393640 gene encoding kinesin-like protein KIFC3 isoform X3 — MFGTRKTWDLGHTPCLQELWKKDVSLDASSVDFLMSDGEEDCSFLSLPAAAFPQHTALTTTDQLETSQHNHDQQLLIQTLQEKVCEFQARLRREEASRCLQLQRLQQSHEQSPQEKTNVIHTLQEELHTALPNGVRAVQRLGEPQEHQQHSNRLIQEGEQLIAALRTQVGELEEKLLDQNQEVERLRSELGATDLEKHLELLVVENERLKQELKACKTSLLQEPPPPACTTTDCPHSQDAEALREAVSRWENQARPRQKRLAELEQQVLEKASRVETLSRQLEESKRHAGEMQRQLEESKCQQGEVEQQLSVRLRDCEEELVRQATRPHQVKYVTEIVEVESSESQQAVAEAQAKSVALQEQLSLQRQLLRELETQLHDSQRTSTQLRAQILVYEGEMERAQGQLEAEMQNLEEEKNRVIEEAFIRAESEMKAVHENLAGVRMNLLTLQPALRTLTCDYNCLKRQVQDFPFMLEKAITEAKQEICQVIGEVSSANQELLRKYKREMNLRKKCHNELVRIKGNIRVFCRVRPVCQGEHDSAENMVSFDPDDDALLYLSNKVKLMTFELDKVFHPQATQEEVFQEVQSLVTSCIDGFNVCIFAYGQTGSGKTYTMEGVAKDPGINQRALRLLFSEVTEKAPDWDFKITVSMVEIYNETLRNLLGDIQGEKLDIKMNPDGSGQLYVPGLTEFTVQSPEDINRVFELGHMNRATACTNLNEHSSRSHALLIITVAGVNTSTGHRTQGKLNLVDLAGSERIAKSGAEGSRLREAQCINKSLSALGDVINALRSRHSHVPFRNSRLTYLLSDSLSGDSKTLMMVQVSPLVSNMSESVCSLKFAQRVRTIELGNATRRQWENSSTSSSPTHDSVELDSPPVTPVPLPISRASSAGSTLSASSKTPTTRRRSQSQLSTDRLLGRAIPLVGDGGQDD; from the exons ATGTTCGGAACAAGAAAGACCTGGGACCTTGGCCACACCCCCTGTCTGCAGGAGCTCTGGAAGAAAGACGTCTCATTGGATG CGAGCTCTGTGGACTTTTTGATGAGTGATGGTGAGGAGGACTGCTCCTTCCTGTCTCTACCCGCAGCCGCTTTCCCACAACACACCGCTCTGACCACTACTGACCAATTAGAAACCAGCCAGCACAACCACGACCAACAGCTACTCATACAG ACACTGCAGGAGAAAGTGTGCGAGTTCCAGGCGCGTCTGCGACGCGAGGAAGCTTCCCGGTGTCTGCAGCTGCAGAGACTGCAGCAGAGTCACGAACAGAGTCCGCAGGAGAAGACTAACGTCATACACACTCTACAAGAGGAGCTGCACACAGCCCTGCCAAACG gtgtTCGGGCAGTGCAGAGGCTGGGTGAGCCACAGGAGCATCAGCAGCACAGCAACCGTCTCATTCAGGAAGGAGAGCAGCTCATCGCAGCGCTGCGCACACAGGTGGGGGAGCTGGAGGAGAAGCTACTAGACCAGAACCAGGAGGTGGAGAGACTGCGCTCGGAGCTG GGGGCGACCGACCTGGAGAAGCACCTGGAGCTGCTGGTGGTCGAGAACGAGCGGCTGAAGCAGGAGCTGAAGGCATGCAAGACCTCACTGCTCCAGGAGCCTCCTCCACCGGCCTGTACAACCACTGACTGCCCCCACAGCCAG GATGCGGAGGCCCTGCGTGAAGCGGTGTCTCGCTGGGAGAACCAGGCCAGACCGAGGCAGAAGAGGCTGGCTGAATTAGAGCAGCAGGTCCTGGAGAAGGCCAGCAGGGTGGAGACGCTCAGCCGACAGCTGGAGGAGTCCAAGCGCCACGCGGGGGAGATGCAGAGGCAACTGGAGGAGTCTAAGTGTCAGCAGGGGGAGGTGGAGCAGCAGCTGAGTGTGCGGCTCAGAGATTGTGAGGAGGAGCTGGTCAGACAGGCCACCCGGCCCCATCAGGTCAAG TATGTGACTGAGATAGTGGAGGTGGAGTCGTCAGAGTCTCAGCAGGCCGTAGCCGAGGCCCAGGCCAAGAGCGTCGCCCTGCAGGAGCAGCTATCACTTCAGAGACAGCTGCTCCGAGAGCTGGAGACACAGTTGCACGATTCCCAGAGGACCAGCACCCAGCTCCGAGCTCAG ATCCTGGTGTACGAGGGGGAGATGGAGCGGGCCCAGGGCCAGTTGGAGGCTGAAATGCAGaacctggaggaggagaagaacaggGTGATAGAGGAGGCCTTCATCAGGGCCGAAAGCGAGATGAAGGCCGTGCATGAGAACCTGGCAG gGGTGCGTATGAACCTGTTGACCCTGCAGCCAGCCCTGCGTACTCTCACTTGTGACTACAACTGTCTGAAGAGACAGGTTCAGGACTTCCCCTTCATGCTGGAGAAGGCCATCACCGAGGCCAAGCAGGAGATCTGCCAGGTGATAGGCGAGGTGAGCAGTGCCAACCAAGAGCTGCTGAGGAAGTACAAGAGAGAGATGAACCTGAGGAAGAAGTGTCACAACGAGTTGGTGCGCATCAAAG GTAACATCAGGGTGTTCTGTCGGGTGCGGCCGGTGTGCCAGGGGGAGCATGATTCTGCCGAAAACATGGTCAGCTTTGACCCAGACGACGATGCCCTTCTCTATCTTTCCAACAAGGTCAAACTGATGACCTTTGAACTGGACAAGGTGTTCCACCCTCAGGCCACACAGGAAGAG GTGTTCCAGGAGGTCCAGTCCCTGGTGACGTCCTGTATTGATGGCTTTAACGTGTGCATCTTCGCCTACGGACAGACGGGCTCAGGAAAGACCTACACCATGGAG GGTGTGGCCAAGGACCCGGGCATTAACCAAAGGGCTCTCAGACTGCTGTTCTCTGAGGTGACTGAGAAAGCGCCCGACTGGGACTTCAAGATCACTGTTAGCATGGTGGAGATCTACAACGAGACCCTAcg GAACCTTTTGGGGGACATCCAGGGTGAGAAGCTGGACATCAAGATGAACCCGGACGGTAGCGGTCAGCTCTATGTGCCAGGCCTCACGGAGTTCACTGTCCAGAGCCCTGAGGACATCAACAGG GTGTTTGAGCTGGGTCACATGAACAGGGCCACAGCCTGCACCAATCTGAACGAACACAGCTCCCGCTCTCACGCCCTCCTCATCATCACCGTAGCAGGCGTCAACACCTCCACCGGGCACCGCACGCAAG GTAAGCTGAACCTGGTTGACCTGGCTGGCTCAGAGCGGATTGCTAAATCTGGGGCAGAGGGCAGCCGTCTGCGAGAGGCCCAGTGCATCAACAAGTCCCTGTCGGCCCTTGGTGACGTCATCAATGCGCTACGGAGCCGACACTCCCACGTGCCCTTTAGGAACTCCCGGCTCACCTACCTGCTGTCTGACTCACTGAGCGGGGACAGCAAGACCCTGATGATGGTGCag GTGTCTCCCCTGGTCAGTAACATGAGTGAGTCTGTGTGCTCTCTGAAGTTTGCCCAGCGGGTACGGACCATCGAGCTGGGCAATGCCACCAGGAGACAGTGGGAgaattcctccacctcctcctcgcCCACCCACGACAGTGTGGAg CTGGACTCTCCCCCGGTGACTCCCGTGCCCCTCCCTATCTCTCGGGCCAGCAGTGccggctccaccctctctgcctcctccaaaACCCCCACCACACGACGGAGGTCTCAGTCCCAGCTCTCTACAG ACAGGCTGTTAGGCAGAGCCATCCCATTGGTGGGGGACGGTGGGCAG GACGACTGA
- the LOC118393640 gene encoding kinesin-like protein KIFC3 isoform X4, with amino-acid sequence MSDGEEDCSFLSLPAAAFPQHTALTTTDQLETSQHNHDQQLLIQTLQEKVCEFQARLRREEASRCLQLQRLQQSHEQSPQEKTNVIHTLQEELHTALPNGVRAVQRLGEPQEHQQHSNRLIQEGEQLIAALRTQVGELEEKLLDQNQEVERLRSELGATDLEKHLELLVVENERLKQELKACKTSLLQEPPPPACTTTDCPHSQDAEALREAVSRWENQARPRQKRLAELEQQVLEKASRVETLSRQLEESKRHAGEMQRQLEESKCQQGEVEQQLSVRLRDCEEELVRQATRPHQVKYVTEIVEVESSESQQAVAEAQAKSVALQEQLSLQRQLLRELETQLHDSQRTSTQLRAQILVYEGEMERAQGQLEAEMQNLEEEKNRVIEEAFIRAESEMKAVHENLAGVRMNLLTLQPALRTLTCDYNCLKRQVQDFPFMLEKAITEAKQEICQVIGEVSSANQELLRKYKREMNLRKKCHNELVRIKGNIRVFCRVRPVCQGEHDSAENMVSFDPDDDALLYLSNKVKLMTFELDKVFHPQATQEEVFQEVQSLVTSCIDGFNVCIFAYGQTGSGKTYTMEGVAKDPGINQRALRLLFSEVTEKAPDWDFKITVSMVEIYNETLRNLLGDIQGEKLDIKMNPDGSGQLYVPGLTEFTVQSPEDINRVFELGHMNRATACTNLNEHSSRSHALLIITVAGVNTSTGHRTQGKLNLVDLAGSERIAKSGAEGSRLREAQCINKSLSALGDVINALRSRHSHVPFRNSRLTYLLSDSLSGDSKTLMMVQVSPLVSNMSESVCSLKFAQRVRTIELGNATRRQWENSSTSSSPTHDSVELDSPPVTPVPLPISRASSAGSTLSASSKTPTTRRRSQSQLSTDRLLGRAIPLVGDGGQDD; translated from the exons ATGAGTGATGGTGAGGAGGACTGCTCCTTCCTGTCTCTACCCGCAGCCGCTTTCCCACAACACACCGCTCTGACCACTACTGACCAATTAGAAACCAGCCAGCACAACCACGACCAACAGCTACTCATACAG ACACTGCAGGAGAAAGTGTGCGAGTTCCAGGCGCGTCTGCGACGCGAGGAAGCTTCCCGGTGTCTGCAGCTGCAGAGACTGCAGCAGAGTCACGAACAGAGTCCGCAGGAGAAGACTAACGTCATACACACTCTACAAGAGGAGCTGCACACAGCCCTGCCAAACG gtgtTCGGGCAGTGCAGAGGCTGGGTGAGCCACAGGAGCATCAGCAGCACAGCAACCGTCTCATTCAGGAAGGAGAGCAGCTCATCGCAGCGCTGCGCACACAGGTGGGGGAGCTGGAGGAGAAGCTACTAGACCAGAACCAGGAGGTGGAGAGACTGCGCTCGGAGCTG GGGGCGACCGACCTGGAGAAGCACCTGGAGCTGCTGGTGGTCGAGAACGAGCGGCTGAAGCAGGAGCTGAAGGCATGCAAGACCTCACTGCTCCAGGAGCCTCCTCCACCGGCCTGTACAACCACTGACTGCCCCCACAGCCAG GATGCGGAGGCCCTGCGTGAAGCGGTGTCTCGCTGGGAGAACCAGGCCAGACCGAGGCAGAAGAGGCTGGCTGAATTAGAGCAGCAGGTCCTGGAGAAGGCCAGCAGGGTGGAGACGCTCAGCCGACAGCTGGAGGAGTCCAAGCGCCACGCGGGGGAGATGCAGAGGCAACTGGAGGAGTCTAAGTGTCAGCAGGGGGAGGTGGAGCAGCAGCTGAGTGTGCGGCTCAGAGATTGTGAGGAGGAGCTGGTCAGACAGGCCACCCGGCCCCATCAGGTCAAG TATGTGACTGAGATAGTGGAGGTGGAGTCGTCAGAGTCTCAGCAGGCCGTAGCCGAGGCCCAGGCCAAGAGCGTCGCCCTGCAGGAGCAGCTATCACTTCAGAGACAGCTGCTCCGAGAGCTGGAGACACAGTTGCACGATTCCCAGAGGACCAGCACCCAGCTCCGAGCTCAG ATCCTGGTGTACGAGGGGGAGATGGAGCGGGCCCAGGGCCAGTTGGAGGCTGAAATGCAGaacctggaggaggagaagaacaggGTGATAGAGGAGGCCTTCATCAGGGCCGAAAGCGAGATGAAGGCCGTGCATGAGAACCTGGCAG gGGTGCGTATGAACCTGTTGACCCTGCAGCCAGCCCTGCGTACTCTCACTTGTGACTACAACTGTCTGAAGAGACAGGTTCAGGACTTCCCCTTCATGCTGGAGAAGGCCATCACCGAGGCCAAGCAGGAGATCTGCCAGGTGATAGGCGAGGTGAGCAGTGCCAACCAAGAGCTGCTGAGGAAGTACAAGAGAGAGATGAACCTGAGGAAGAAGTGTCACAACGAGTTGGTGCGCATCAAAG GTAACATCAGGGTGTTCTGTCGGGTGCGGCCGGTGTGCCAGGGGGAGCATGATTCTGCCGAAAACATGGTCAGCTTTGACCCAGACGACGATGCCCTTCTCTATCTTTCCAACAAGGTCAAACTGATGACCTTTGAACTGGACAAGGTGTTCCACCCTCAGGCCACACAGGAAGAG GTGTTCCAGGAGGTCCAGTCCCTGGTGACGTCCTGTATTGATGGCTTTAACGTGTGCATCTTCGCCTACGGACAGACGGGCTCAGGAAAGACCTACACCATGGAG GGTGTGGCCAAGGACCCGGGCATTAACCAAAGGGCTCTCAGACTGCTGTTCTCTGAGGTGACTGAGAAAGCGCCCGACTGGGACTTCAAGATCACTGTTAGCATGGTGGAGATCTACAACGAGACCCTAcg GAACCTTTTGGGGGACATCCAGGGTGAGAAGCTGGACATCAAGATGAACCCGGACGGTAGCGGTCAGCTCTATGTGCCAGGCCTCACGGAGTTCACTGTCCAGAGCCCTGAGGACATCAACAGG GTGTTTGAGCTGGGTCACATGAACAGGGCCACAGCCTGCACCAATCTGAACGAACACAGCTCCCGCTCTCACGCCCTCCTCATCATCACCGTAGCAGGCGTCAACACCTCCACCGGGCACCGCACGCAAG GTAAGCTGAACCTGGTTGACCTGGCTGGCTCAGAGCGGATTGCTAAATCTGGGGCAGAGGGCAGCCGTCTGCGAGAGGCCCAGTGCATCAACAAGTCCCTGTCGGCCCTTGGTGACGTCATCAATGCGCTACGGAGCCGACACTCCCACGTGCCCTTTAGGAACTCCCGGCTCACCTACCTGCTGTCTGACTCACTGAGCGGGGACAGCAAGACCCTGATGATGGTGCag GTGTCTCCCCTGGTCAGTAACATGAGTGAGTCTGTGTGCTCTCTGAAGTTTGCCCAGCGGGTACGGACCATCGAGCTGGGCAATGCCACCAGGAGACAGTGGGAgaattcctccacctcctcctcgcCCACCCACGACAGTGTGGAg CTGGACTCTCCCCCGGTGACTCCCGTGCCCCTCCCTATCTCTCGGGCCAGCAGTGccggctccaccctctctgcctcctccaaaACCCCCACCACACGACGGAGGTCTCAGTCCCAGCTCTCTACAG ACAGGCTGTTAGGCAGAGCCATCCCATTGGTGGGGGACGGTGGGCAG GACGACTGA